In Trichoplusia ni isolate ovarian cell line Hi5 chromosome 7, tn1, whole genome shotgun sequence, a single genomic region encodes these proteins:
- the LOC113496099 gene encoding activating transcription factor 3, whose product MNSTSMSSAVPTIKCEDTSPSPAAAVATDGDTASTYNLSVNVNLSAAMINMLTAETAGPTTLRTPEIVNDVITMTNPLDQYNYEKNASFKNASGNDSNSSMSNGSSATSPSSSTPPSIQKTCSELIKAGLKLSIESKRKMSGSDTDAGIKRMKKEDSDDDYDSSHTQHNKSDGLTPEDEERRRRRRERNKIAATKCRMKKRERTVNLVTESEVLENQNIDLKAQLKDLEVQKRRLMDMLTIHSASCVKSNNPNTRQSPTTPYMIRTFESPTTFPVSFEAHSPYIRPESANILTSSYTCVTPLNGDSSIDTISSLDTIYVAPQLADPEYNRPDSVLSLPPASEQNYVTTDGYLPKSTNLLVPIDSEQEYYDPEVNYNLGNQQCHTYPSTMPEAQSKLNNGLNDGCLV is encoded by the exons ATGAACTCGACGAGCATGAGCTCTGCGGTGCCTACGATCAAGTGCGAGGATACGTCGCCGTCGCCGGCGGCCGCCGTGGCCACGGACGGCGACACCGCGAGCACCTACAACCTGAGCGTCAACGTGAACCTGAGCGCCGCCATGATCAACATGCTGACTGCGGAGACCGCGGGGCCCACCACGCTCAGAACACCCGAGATCGTCAACGACGTCATCACCATGACCAACCCTCTGGACCAGTACAACTACGAGAAAAATGCCAGTTTCAAG AACGCAAGTGGGAATGACTCCAACTCATCTATGTCCAACGGTTCGTCGGCAACTTCACCGTCTTCTAGCACTCCACCCAGTATACAGAAG ACGTGTTCGGAACTAATAAAGGCTGGTCTGAAGTTGTCGATAGAGTCAAAGCGGAAGATGTCGGGCAGCGACACCGACGCTGGGATAAAGCGGATGAAGAAGGAGGACAGCGACGATGACTACGACAGCAGTCATACGCAGCACAACAAGTCTGACGGG CTCACACCCGAAGACGAGGAACGCAGACGTCGTAGAAGAGAACGGAATAAAATCGCAGCAACAAAATGTCGCATGAAGAAACGCGAGAGGACAGTCAACCTGGTCACAGAGAGCGAAGTATTAGAGAACCAGAACATAGACCTCAAAGCACAATTGAAG gatttGGAAGTTCAAAAGCGTCGGTTGATGGACATGTTGACAATCCACTCAGCGTCGTGTGTCAAGTCAAACAACCCCAACACGAGGCAGTCGCCCACCACGCCGTACATGATTCGAACGTTCGAATCACCGACCACATTCCCCGTGTCGTTCGAGGCGCACTCGCCCTACATCCGGCCGGAGTCAGCAAATATACTCACGTCCAGCTACACTTGTGTGACCCCACTCAACGGGGACTCGTCCATCGACACCATATCCTCGCTGGACACTATCTACGTAGCACCTCAACTCGCAGATCCAGAATACAATCGACCCGACAGTGTTCTCAGTCTGCCTCCTGCTTCAGAGCAGAACTACGTGACTACGGATGGCTACCTCCCTAAGTCCACAAACCTCCTCGTCCCGATAGACTCGGAACAGGAGTACTACGACCCGGAGGTGAACTACAACCTGGGCAACCAGCAGTGCCACACGTACCCTAGCACGATGCCCGAAGCGCAGAGTAAACTCAACAACGGCCTTAATGATGGATGTCTTGTTTAG
- the LOC113496098 gene encoding histone acetyltransferase Tip60, with product MNDTEDELTTFCDSAASLVEGCRLPVRMQGGDDWPLAEIISIKEIRGQRGYYVHYVDFNKRLDEWVGESWLDTRKVQFPRRDGVSTGGTTTPKKAHIGSGGGMMPNFINDNTVCNESQKSSTIPSRPTIVNQPIQQTQPPQPKVHEKAHFIAHNGSTPKNALGVVAGEPRQLVSRPASPTLGNDSSSLVNGGAVLAAALQKKMNRKRKAPSIDNEEPKSSKTFQAEPVPSVETEGSETAVSGTATPTTRPRQSGSMVAHGHDDLVTRMKNIEMIELGRNRIRPWYFAPYPQEMVNLPCIYICEFCLKYRKSKKCLERHLIKCKLKHPPGNEIYRKGSISFFEIDGRKNKCYAQNLCLLAKLFLDHKTLYYDTDPFLFYVMTEFDARGFHIVGYFSKEKESTEDYNVACILTLPPYQRKGYGKLLIEFSYELSKFEGKTGSPEKPLSDLGLLSYRSYWAQTILDILTHIKPVGDNEKPIITINEICELTSIKKEDVISTLQNLNLINYYKGQYIISVNEQHEKAMEKRMLRIDPKCLHWTPKDWSKRAKW from the exons ATGAACGACACTGAAGATGAGCTGACCACATTTTGTGACTCTGCG GCATCTCTTGTCGAAGGATGTCGCCTACCAGTGCGAATGCAAGGTGGAGACGATTGGCCGTTAGCTGAAATTATAAGTATCAAAGAAATTCGTGGCCAAAGGGGATATTATGTTCATTACGTTGACT ttaacAAGCGTCTTGATGAGTGGGTTGGAGAATCATGGCTGGATACAAGAAAGGTACAGTTTCCGAGACGGGATGGTGTCTCTACAGGAGGCACCACCACACCAAAGAAGGCACATATTGGTTCGGGAGGTGGAATGATGCCAAATTTTATTA ATGATAATACTGTCTGCAACGAAAGTCAGAAGTCTAGTACGATTCCGAGTAGACCCACTATTGTGAACCAACCAATTCAACAAACTCAGCCACCCCAACCTAAAGTCCATGAGAAAGCCCATTTTATTGCACACAATGGTTCCACGCCAAAAAATGCACTTG GTGTTGTTGCTGGGGAGCCCAGACAGCTGGTGTCGCGGCCCGCAAGCCCAACGCTGGGCAACGACTCGTCGTCGCTTGTCAACGGAGGCGCCGTACTGGCCGCCGccttacagaaaaaaatgaacAGAAAACGAAAAGCACCGTCCATCGATAATGAA GAACCCAAAAGTTCTAAAACTTTTCAGGCGGAACCCGTTCCGTCTGTTGAGACTGAAGGCAGTGAGACGGCGGTGAGCGGGACGGCCACGCCGACAACGCGGCCGCGCCAGTCCGGTAGCATGGTGGCCCACGGACACGACGACCTCGTCACTAGGATGAAGAACATCGAGATGATAGAGCTGGGCAGGAATCGGATACGCCCGTGGTACTTCGCGCCTTACCCGCAG GAAATGGTGAACCTACCCTGTATTTACATCtgtgaattttgtttaaaatacagaaaaagtaaaaagtgCCTAGAAAGACATCTG ATTAAATGCAAACTAAAACACCCACCGGGCAACGAGATTTACCGAAAAGGCAGCATATCATTCTTCGAGATAGATGGCCGGAAGAACAAATGCTACGCACAAAATCTCTGCTTACTAGCGAAATTGTTTTTAGACCACAAGACTTTATACTACGATACTGatccatttttgttttatgttatgaCGGAATTTGACGCCAGAG GATTTCACATAGTAGGCTACTTTTCTAAAGAGAAGGAGAGTACGGAAGATTACAATGTCGCTTGTATACTGACGCTACCGCCCTACCAGAGGAAAGGTTATGGCAAGCTACTCATAGAATTTA GTTACGAATTATCAAAGTTTGAAGGCAAGACAGGTTCTCCTGAGAAGCCACTCTCGGACTTGGGACTGCTGTCGTACAGAAGTTATTGGGCACAAACTATATTGGACATCCTCACACACATTAAGCCGGTCGGAGATAACGAGAAACCTATTATTACGATCaa tGAAATCTGTGAGTTGACCAGTATCAAGAAAGAAGACGTCATCAGCACTCTACAGAACCTGAACTTGATAAATTACTACAAAGGGCAATATATTATATCTGTTAATGAG CAACACGAAAAAGCAATGGAAAAGAGAATGCTACGTATCGACCCAAAATGTCTTCATTGGACACCAAAAGATTGGTCGAAACGGGCGAAATG GTAA